The Amaranthus tricolor cultivar Red isolate AtriRed21 chromosome 6, ASM2621246v1, whole genome shotgun sequence genome has a segment encoding these proteins:
- the LOC130815901 gene encoding allantoinase isoform X1, whose product MELQKRRFFSILPVIASIFFFFLKVSLKTSQSNCSLLPHNHYWISSKQIVTQDGVLSGAVEIKDGKVFSIVREEDWHGYIRRGHVVDFGEAVVMPGLIDVHAHLDDPRRDEWEGFPSGTRAAAAGGITTLIDMPLNSEPSTISEETLKLKINAAKNRIHVDVGFWGGLVPENALNTTALERLLRAGALGLKSFMCPSGINDFPMTNITHIKEGLSTLAKFRRPLLVHAEVQEENADNLSKDDENDARLYSTYLKTRPPSMEEAAIRNLLTVSENTKAGGPAEGAHLHIVHLSDARSSLDLLKKAKGRGDSITIETCPHYLAFSADEIPDGDTRFKCAPPIRDGENKEKLWEALRNGDIDMLSSDHSPALPELKLLQQGDFLKAWGGISSLQYVLPATWTAGRKYGVTLEQIASWWSKKPAELAGQHLKGSIAVGNYADIVAWEPETEFDLDENHPSYAKHPSISAYMGSRLSGKVLATFVRGNLVYEEGKHASAACGNRLLAK is encoded by the exons ATGGAGTTGCAGAAAAGGAGATTCTTTTCTATTCTTCCTGTTATTGCttctattttcttcttcttccttaagGTTTCTCTTAAG ACTTCTCAAAGTAACTGCAGCCTTCTACCTCACAACCATTACTGGATATCTAGCAAGCAGATTGTAACGCAGGATGGTGTCCTTTCGGGTGCTG TTGAGATAAAAGATGGCAAAGTCTTTAGCATTGTTAGAGAAGAAGATTGGCATGGATATATCAGACGAGGTCACGTAGTTGATTTTGGGGAGGCCGTTGTCATGCCAGGCCTTATTGATGT GCATGCACATCTAGATGATCCCAGAAGAGATGAGTGGGAAGGGTTTCCTTCTGGTACTAGAGCTGCTGCTGCGG GTGGGATAACTACCCTGATAGACATGCCCTTGAACAGCGAACCATCAACGATTTCTGAGGAAACTCTTAAGCTCAAG ATAAATGCGGCGAAAAACAGAATTCATGTTGATGTTG GTTTCTGGGGTGGTCTAGTGCCTGAAAATGCCCTTAATACAACTGCGTTAGAACGTCTCCTTAGAGCTGGTGCTCTCGGGTTGAAG TCTTTTATGTGTCCATCAGGAATCAACGACTTCCCCATGACAAACATTACTCATATTAAG GAAGGACTGTCTACACTCGCTAAATTCAGAAGACCATTACTTGTACACGCAGAGGTTCAAGAAGAAAATGCAGACAACTTGAGCAAGGACGATGAGAATGATGCTCGGTTGTATTCAACTTATCTTAAGACGAGACCTCCTTCAAT GGAGGAAGCAGCGATTAGAAATCTTTTAACAGTCAGTGAGAATACTAAAGCTGGTGGTCCTGCCGAAGGAGCGCATCTTCATATCGTTCATCTTTCTGATGCTCGATCTTCTTTAGACCTTCTGAAG AAAGCAAAAGGAAGAGGCGACAGTATAACCATAGAAACCTGCCCACATTACTTGGCATTTTCTGCCGATGAGATTCCTGATGGAGACACACGGTTTAAGTGTGCTCCTCCTATCCGAGATGgtgaaaacaaagaaaaattgtGGGAAGCTTTGAGG AATGGAGATATCGATATGCTTAGTTCGGACCATTCACCGGCACTCCCAGAGCTTAAACTTCTACAACAAGGAGACTTTTTGAAAGCATGGGGTGGCATATCATCTTTGCAG TATGTCCTTCCTGCAACGTGGACTGCTGGTCGTAAATATGGGGTAACCTTAGAACAAATTGCTTCTTGGTGGAGCAAGAAACCGGCTGAACTTGCTGGCCAACATCTCAAG GGGTCGATTGCAGTTGGGAATTATGCGGATATAGTTGCATGGGAGCCTGAAACGGAGTTCGATCTCGATGAAAATCATCCTTCATACGCCAAACATCCA AGCATATCAGCTTACATGGGAAGCAGACTTTCCGGTAAAGTTTTGGCTACATTTGTGAGAGGAAACCTTGTTTACGAAGAGGGAAAACACGCTAGTGCAGCCTGTGGAAACCGCCTTCTAGCAAAATAG
- the LOC130815901 gene encoding allantoinase isoform X2, which translates to MELQKWRFFSILPILVSILFFILKISLKTSQSNCSLLPHNHYWISSKQIVTQDGVLSGAVEIKDGKVFSIVREEDWHGYIRRGHVVDFGEAVVMPGLIDVHAHLDDPRRDEWEGFPSGTRAAAAGGITTLIDMPLNSEPSTISEETLKLKINAAKNRIHVDVGFWGGLVPENALNTTALERLLRAGALGLKSFMCPSGINDFPMTNITHIKEGLSTLAKFRRPLLVHAEVQEENADNLSKDDENDARLYSTYLKTRPPSMEEAAIRNLLTVSENTKAGGPAEGAHLHIVHLSDARSSLDLLKKAKGRGDSITIETCPHYLAFSADEIPDGDTRFKCAPPIRDGENKEKLWEALRNGDIDMLSSDHSPALPELKLLQQGDFLKAWGGISSLQYVLPATWTAGRKYGVTLEQIASWWSKKPAELAGQHLKGSIAVGNYADIVAWEPETEFDLDENHPSYAKHPSISAYMGSRLSGKVLATFVRGNLVYEEGKHASAACGNRLLAK; encoded by the exons ATGGAGTTGCAAAAATGGAGGTTCTTTTCTATTCTACCTATCTTAGTTTCCATCCTGTTCTTCATCCTTAAGATTTCTCTAAAG ACTTCTCAAAGTAACTGCAGCCTTCTACCTCACAACCATTACTGGATATCTAGCAAGCAGATTGTAACGCAGGATGGTGTCCTTTCGGGTGCTG TTGAGATAAAAGATGGCAAAGTCTTTAGCATTGTTAGAGAAGAAGATTGGCATGGATATATCAGACGAGGTCACGTAGTTGATTTTGGGGAGGCCGTTGTCATGCCAGGCCTTATTGATGT GCATGCACATCTAGATGATCCCAGAAGAGATGAGTGGGAAGGGTTTCCTTCTGGTACTAGAGCTGCTGCTGCGG GTGGGATAACTACCCTGATAGACATGCCCTTGAACAGCGAACCATCAACGATTTCTGAGGAAACTCTTAAGCTCAAG ATAAATGCGGCGAAAAACAGAATTCATGTTGATGTTG GTTTCTGGGGTGGTCTAGTGCCTGAAAATGCCCTTAATACAACTGCGTTAGAACGTCTCCTTAGAGCTGGTGCTCTCGGGTTGAAG TCTTTTATGTGTCCATCAGGAATCAACGACTTCCCCATGACAAACATTACTCATATTAAG GAAGGACTGTCTACACTCGCTAAATTCAGAAGACCATTACTTGTACACGCAGAGGTTCAAGAAGAAAATGCAGACAACTTGAGCAAGGACGATGAGAATGATGCTCGGTTGTATTCAACTTATCTTAAGACGAGACCTCCTTCAAT GGAGGAAGCAGCGATTAGAAATCTTTTAACAGTCAGTGAGAATACTAAAGCTGGTGGTCCTGCCGAAGGAGCGCATCTTCATATCGTTCATCTTTCTGATGCTCGATCTTCTTTAGACCTTCTGAAG AAAGCAAAAGGAAGAGGCGACAGTATAACCATAGAAACCTGCCCACATTACTTGGCATTTTCTGCCGATGAGATTCCTGATGGAGACACACGGTTTAAGTGTGCTCCTCCTATCCGAGATGgtgaaaacaaagaaaaattgtGGGAAGCTTTGAGG AATGGAGATATCGATATGCTTAGTTCGGACCATTCACCGGCACTCCCAGAGCTTAAACTTCTACAACAAGGAGACTTTTTGAAAGCATGGGGTGGCATATCATCTTTGCAG TATGTCCTTCCTGCAACGTGGACTGCTGGTCGTAAATATGGGGTAACCTTAGAACAAATTGCTTCTTGGTGGAGCAAGAAACCGGCTGAACTTGCTGGCCAACATCTCAAG GGGTCGATTGCAGTTGGGAATTATGCGGATATAGTTGCATGGGAGCCTGAAACGGAGTTCGATCTCGATGAAAATCATCCTTCATACGCCAAACATCCA AGCATATCAGCTTACATGGGAAGCAGACTTTCCGGTAAAGTTTTGGCTACATTTGTGAGAGGAAACCTTGTTTACGAAGAGGGAAAACACGCTAGTGCAGCCTGTGGAAACCGCCTTCTAGCAAAATAG